The following DNA comes from Hordeum vulgare subsp. vulgare chromosome 3H, MorexV3_pseudomolecules_assembly, whole genome shotgun sequence.
GTACCGATGAATGTGAGGGTTTATGGCCCGGCCAATTCTCGCCCACAcactctgatgataacccgatgtTACAGGAGCATGGTACATCAACTTCAGCAGCTGTACAAAATGGATGGGTACGGAAAAGTTAGTTAGCCAACACAGTTGTGAATGCACTGCAACGAGTGTTTCAGTAGATGCATGTGGTGGTAATGTGGCCAACAAGATGCAAATATTCAACCTAAGTGTCCTCATGTTCTCAAACTCATGAAAGCAGAAacacaacaaaagtaaaagacaagaagaactcttGTTTAGGCAGGACAACTCACATGAAAGTACATGAATGTCTGAATTATGTTGCGTTTCCACCTGCATGAGAAAGCAAGCATGGCACTGATGTGAGTTTAGATTCAAAAAAGTTCTCCAAATAGTTCAGTGAGAAGTGAATGCACATACGAGAAAAGTGATACGATCATAAGAAAGCCAAGGGTAATTTCAGCATTTGAACAAAGAAGGCTGATTGTAGTGTTGTTTGTTTCCACCCACAAACAAGGCTCCTCCATGTACCTCCTAAAGAATGAAATTAAAACAAAATCAGTAATTGCAAGTGTTGATACAAAGGTGAGATTTAATTGCAGAAATCAGTGACTTACCTGTAGAGAGAAGAGCGTGCAAAATTACGCCTCAGGAATCTAGCAACATGATCAAGTGTCCAGCAAAGCACAGGCAGTAGAACAactgaataaaagaaaaatgaaacTGCTAAGGCGAGAACAGAGATTAGACTCGCAAAATTGAAAAAAGCAGGAAAAGGAAGCATGGCTTACTCTTAAAGCGTACATTTGATGTGAACATCATAAGAGAGAACATCAAATGAACAAAGTCCTTGGCTACAATTATAGACTGCAGCCAAGGCTGAATTGCAGGCATGTTCCATGCTCTTGGTTTCTACAGGCAGGGGGGAGGGGGGTCAGGATTAAGAAAGCGTGGGAAATTGgtacaaacaaaaaaaagaaaaagctaTATATCTATTCATTCAGATAACCAGACACCTACCCCATAAGTGCAGTATAAAGAATATGCTGACGAGCATATTGTTCCTAGCAACGAAAGTCTATATGCTTTGCTTGCGACATCTTTCGGTAGAATTGGAAGTATTCCAAGACTAGCAACAAACAATACCTGCAAAACCGCAGTTGATAACACCATATTTCATTATGACACTGTAAAAAAATATATTAAGAGACAATGATATAGGGTCATGGCATTTATTTTTGCTGGTGAAGCTACTTGGCATATACGATATCAGTAGTTGAGTGGCTCACACATGAGAAAGAGAGACCAGGGCCTAAGAACAAAATTTGTAATCGGCGAAATAAGTGAAATGTCTAAAGAGAACGGAACATAAGACGATAATAATACAACTTATGCTGACAGCGAGTAtagaatatgaatatgctttccTACATTGAAGAACACAAGGTAGCTATCCATACCCAAGCATTGATAGAGAAATGTATGGTTCGTCCATCGAACCGTAAAGAGTTTCCTGTCCTTTCTGTTGGTGGTGATTGGGATGCTCCAGTTGATCTCGCACTAGATCCTACATAAGAAAGAAGAAGCAAAAAACAGTTACGAATCTGCAGAGTTCAGACTGATGTGATATGATAGAAAACATAGTGACAGCTATTTTCCAGTTAGTTCCAATTGTCATCCCAAAGGTAGTTTATTCAGCACCGGAGTAAAAAAAAATTATAGGCAGCAACTTTGCTGAACCCTGGCTGACTACAAAGACGACAAGTAGAACAGAGAAACTACACTGTTGAGAACACAGAACATATAATAATGTAGATGGTAAGAAACAATTCCCGGAATCCCTTGTCCCAAGAATATTGCCACTTCCTTCAGGTGAAAAACATCAAGTGCCATGTTTCTTTGTCACCACACCTGTGTCACGAGCTCGGGCATTCTCACTGGATGGTGTAGATGAAGAACTTGCTGCTGATCTGTTTGATTGAGTTGAACTTGTGGAAGATATTGGCTCAACCACCAAATCAGGGTCCTGTGATGAGATGCAAAGAAGGAATGTTAGTAATTTTAACAGTCAATTGTTATACCCTTATTATTTAACTTGGATATGACTCTCAGTTTGAGAAGGTTCAATTGCAATCAGCAAATAAGTTGTAAGGTGAACAAGTAAAACTATCGTTACACTGTCGAGAAGTGGATAGAAACATTAAGGGTGATAACAGAACATACGACCAAATGGAGAACCAGCAAATATGCAAAAGTAATTGGATGGTAGCCACAGAAGAGTCACTTTTCACTAACTAACATGAGTGGTTAAGACTTTCTTTAACGAATACGGTTTGCATCTCTCAACAACAATGCTAGTATTTAGCAGCCAGAAGTTGAACATGTCATCCTTTCGGACAGGAGAGAAAAGCAAGTCGACCATGTAAGATACAAAGGCATAAATGGTTAATAAAAGTAAAACAAACTGTTAATTCTTCGAAAGACTAACTGCACAACTGTGAATGGTGGTGTTGCGGTTAGAAAAAAGCGAGAAGTTCAGACTGTTGATAAGGAAGCTACATCTCCCAGTACTTGCACACAATTTACCAATCCTAATTCTTTTGCATCAACTGATACCATGCAGCATCATAACTCAATCCAAAGGGAACAGCAAGCAACATGCTCAAGGCTAGCATTGGGCTATTGGCCATACAAAGAGATCCACCCTGTCGAAGAAAAAAGTGCAAAGAATTCATGTACCTCCTAGAGGCAAAAACCACGTGAGTATCAGTTATTTCGTCAAAAGAACATACAAATCGGAGGCAGCTAACATTTCGTGTACAAATGAACGGTAAAGCACAGAAGAACGTGTATATGTGTTTATTAAATTAAATTTCGCCACTGAGACACATTTATTATGCCCTAACAACAATCCATGTGGAAGACTAACATGGGCGTGCTGATGTTTGAGCTACATTAAGCCGTATCAATCAGATGAAGCACTCTCATTTCCTCAAGAAGACATTGCAATGCAGTATCAAAGTATAGGCACACCGAGTTTATAAATGTGGGATAGTATAATGAAATACTTTCTTTCTTATTAACAGCCAATTGGATTCTTACAGCATCCAATTCAACGATTAATTCTCCCCGAAATGAACACACCGGAGCTAAGTCAAACAGATCATACTAGCAGTTATCCGCCCAATCCGAAAACCAGGAGAGGccgtcctggggggggggggggggggggggcttacgATGTATCGCTGGTAGAACTTGCGCTTGAAGTGATCGACGACGTCGGGGCGGGAGGCCAGGTGGGGCGGGACGAGGACGTTGGACCAGTAGCCCGCCCACCGTGCATCGTTCTCGTAATCGTACGCTCCCGCCCCGATCCGCTTCAGCTTCTGCGGATCCCCGCCGCCATTGCTCGCGTCCGCGTCCGCGTCCGCCTCCCCCATCGCCACGCTGGATCCTCCTGACCCCTCTGGGGTTTGGGTTTGGAGACTCGTGATCCGGGACGAACCGAAGATGAGAGGTGAATGCagatattttctgtttttttctttttttttttgagaaacacAGAAATTTTCTGTTGGTGCATCCCAAGTGCGTTGCGAGAGGGACTTTTTTTACCTGGCAACCATATGAATACAGTAAATGTGAACCCATTTACTTTGGGTTATTAAATTTTTTTAAAGCCTTAACTTTTAAATTGTGCGTTCGAATTAAGATCCGTTTTCACGTTAGAACCATCATGGCGTGTTCTTTGAAACTAGATTCCGTATGGATATGTTTTGATGTTTTTTGCATGCAATTTTATCCCCGTTTGATGTAACTGTCCAGTAATCGATGTGCAACTTGCTCACAGTTGATGTGCAACTTTCTCTTTAATCGTAAAGATGCAAACTCAGGTAAACACATTTAATTTCTGTTTTTGCTTTTCTAAAAAAAGTTATAACTTTTGACTCAAATGTCAGAATTATGACCCGCTTTCATTATTGGAATGCTCTTGATGTACCTTTTAAAACTAGATCTTATACGGGTATGTTCCGACGAACTTTATGTATACAATTTATTTTCCGTTTGATACAACTGCCTCGCAGTTGATGTGCAACTGACTAAGAGTCAGTGTGGAACTTTCTCTATACTTGTGGAAGTTTAATATTCATTGATGGGAATAGGTGTGAACACATTAATTTCGGTTTTCATTTTTCTAGTAAAAAATGTCATAACTTTGACTTGTCATCAGAATTAAGATCCACTTTCACCGTAGAAATCCTCGAGAGGtgctcttcaaaactagatcccgcaTGGGTATGTTTCATTGAACTTTTTTATgcgcaatttagtctttgtttggCGCAACTGTCTAGCAGTTGATGTACAACCAAGTGAAAGTCGATGTGCAACTTTATCCCCTACTGATGGAAATGCTTCTTTTATTGATGACACCTCCACTCCAAACTACTCCCTACAAGTGATATGTGCAACTTTGCCAGATGCTTGGGCCAACTGCCTAGTAGTCGAGGTGCAACTTTCCTCCTCACCGTTGATTGCAGTTTTTACGTTTGATGTCTCGGTCAACTGTCTAACAATGGACGTGCAACTTCAGATGTTGTCCCGACCAACTGCCTAACAATGATGTGCAACTTTTCCCGTAACCAATGAAAGTGTAGTTTTCCCTGCTAGTAACCCGTCCAAATCACCCCCAGTAGTGAGTTATGGAACTTTACCACTATGTCTATATGCAACTTTTCACTACCTCATGAATATACAATTTTCACCATTCAACTATCCTTGCCAATGAGATTTGCAACTTCATAAGTTGCCTCGGCCAACTGCCTAGTAGACTATGTATAATTTCGTCCTTTTCCCCGCCAACTGAAAATACACATCTAAAAGTACGAAGGTAGAGAAGTTGCACATGGAATATTAGGTAGTTGGCTGGAACAATAGACTAAGTTACACATATCGTTGGTAGCATAGATGAGACTGGATCTGCTAGCAGTGAAAACAACACATCCACGGGTAGGGAGGAGGGTTGTACATCGACCACTAGTAGTTAGCCGGAGAAGCGGATTAGTTCCACATCGCGAAAAGTTGGTTGTCATAGTTGTTAGGTTATAACCTCATAGGAAGTTGGATCATGAAGCTTCAAGATTGGTTTTGCGAAAAAACTTGCACCATGCAGTACTAAAGTTGCACCATTTAGTAATAGAGTTGCACCATATAGCATCAAAGTTGGCATCGAAAATATTTTGTCGAAACATACTCGTGCGAGATCTAGTTTGAAAGATCTCGCCGCGAGGATTCCAACAGTGAAAATGGATCCGAATTCCGACGTGTGGTTTGAAAGTTATAGCTTTTTAAATTTTTGAAAACTCAAATAAATGCATCCAAATCTGTTTTTCCAACCGAGCTGACATGTGTGAACACATTTAATGCCAAACATTCACATGGGATAGGAGATAAAGAAATAGACACATGTTGTGTGGCTGCTCGTAATCACCAAATAGTGCGCGCGCACGTTCTAGGTTTTAGGATCTATTAATCTAGGGTCCCGATATTCATCACACGTGTGGCATATTAAACATCCGCCCATATACCTTATGTGGCGTACTCAGGAGTCAGCTCACACGGGTCATGTGTGGACGAACATTAGAACTGCTGACACGTATGGGCGTAGCTACTTCATGTCACACGCCCAACAAGTACTACTCATCCCCACTCGCGCGTGTGGCACGAAGCAAATCTGCCCACACGTTCTAGCGCAGCTACGTTAGTACCCGTGGGATGACACTTTAGTTACCCCCGGGATGACAACTTTAGTTACCCGGGATGACAAATGTAGTTGTAAAAGCATGataactctctctgttttggttAACGATAGTTACCCACGCAATGACACTTTAGTTACCCGGGATAGTTGCCATATGTGTTTACCTAGTTGCTAcgtgtggtccaaccataattgTTATGTATGACTAATCATAGTTTCCATGTGTGTTTACATGGTTGCCATATACGTGCAACTGTAGTTGTCATCTAGTAATGAATTATAGTTGTCATGTGTGTTGCCGAGTTGCCACGTACGCGCAACTGCAGTTGCCATCTAGCAACGTGCGAGCTTCATGTGGGCTAAGAGCAATTTGCGCACACGCGCATGGGTTAG
Coding sequences within:
- the LOC123443842 gene encoding uncharacterized protein LOC123443842, with translation MGEADADADASNGGGDPQKLKRIGAGAYDYENDARWAGYWSNVLVPPHLASRPDVVDHFKRKFYQRYIDPDLVVEPISSTSSTQSNRSAASSSSTPSSENARARDTGSSARSTGASQSPPTERTGNSLRFDGRTIHFSINAWVLFVASLGILPILPKDVASKAYRLSLLGTICSSAYSLYCTYGKPRAWNMPAIQPWLQSIIVAKDFVHLMFSLMMFTSNVRFKIVLLPVLCWTLDHVARFLRRNFARSSLYRRYMEEPCLWVETNNTTISLLCSNAEITLGFLMIVSLFSWKRNIIQTFMYFHLLKLMYHAPVTSGYHQSVWARIGRAINPHIHRYTPFLNTPISAVQRWWLR